The following proteins are co-located in the Spirosoma montaniterrae genome:
- a CDS encoding cytochrome P450: protein MSIGRPVWAQQTARLMVSPDSTPAQRPTSLTFSAQTDQRFFYFNDTRNSDDRRVPVNVWGVQAGFLFPLKRPRPGLTNGRPVGFRAGVGFFFTNQTIDQPGLLPNTSESITRRLRYATLNYEPFVFRHKTFEVSLPLEIGYGWSRYEHTHERPNEPELAKGHFIPAGVGVGLSYMFPHPRWFRPLRWFGVNFLAGHRFTLKRDIPASQINYNGWYMSVGPAFFLENFTADYKRWRQKRKKKE from the coding sequence ATGTCAATCGGCAGACCGGTTTGGGCGCAACAGACCGCCCGGCTTATGGTTTCGCCCGACTCTACTCCGGCCCAACGCCCTACCTCACTGACATTTTCGGCCCAGACCGACCAGCGATTTTTCTATTTTAACGACACCCGCAACAGCGACGACAGACGTGTACCCGTTAATGTTTGGGGTGTTCAGGCCGGTTTTCTATTTCCGCTGAAACGTCCCCGCCCCGGCCTCACCAACGGACGACCGGTGGGTTTTCGGGCGGGCGTCGGTTTTTTCTTCACCAACCAAACCATCGATCAGCCCGGTCTGCTGCCCAACACGTCGGAGTCGATTACGCGCCGATTACGTTATGCCACGCTGAATTATGAGCCGTTTGTGTTCCGCCACAAAACGTTTGAAGTGAGTTTGCCGCTCGAAATTGGCTACGGCTGGTCGCGCTACGAACACACGCACGAACGCCCCAACGAACCCGAACTGGCGAAGGGCCATTTCATTCCGGCGGGCGTGGGCGTCGGGCTGTCGTATATGTTTCCGCATCCGCGCTGGTTTCGGCCTTTGCGCTGGTTTGGCGTCAATTTTCTGGCGGGCCATCGCTTCACGCTCAAACGCGACATTCCGGCCAGCCAGATCAATTACAACGGCTGGTACATGTCAGTAGGCCCGGCGTTTTTTCTGGAAAACTTCACCGCCGATTACAAACGCTGGCGGCAGAAACGGAAGAAGAAGGAGTGA
- a CDS encoding HaeII family restriction endonuclease has translation MNIAEAKAALDSLIKKSRVHLYKPIQIAEILHRDRVHKDIDLQNLNSYRNGSKAWRDAITNRFVGRSSTSSARYQDDIFNENAIPPHVLSVLGAENAAKGGIVEAYIYRRFTDRFSQMSSALQYSDENDRGTFSILEFINLFWHNPGLRRSIDKIYEVVVYSLFSVLVEALEVSVTISINEEKADVLAEFEDFTKMVVGLSSDNRLLHTPARIYRVGVTNAADRGLDMYANFGMAIQIKHLSLTPELAENIVGSVTADRIVIVCKAGEKALIVSLLNQIGWKARIQSIITENDLEIWYERALRGKFGQEIGDKMLLTLKEQIIAEFPASNNAEFTQFYEGRNYNLLTDDAWV, from the coding sequence ATGAACATCGCAGAAGCCAAAGCCGCGCTTGACAGTCTAATCAAAAAAAGTCGCGTTCATTTGTACAAACCGATTCAGATAGCAGAAATACTACATCGCGATAGGGTACATAAAGACATCGATCTACAAAACCTCAATAGTTATCGTAATGGGTCGAAAGCATGGCGCGATGCGATTACAAACAGATTTGTAGGCCGCAGTAGTACCTCATCAGCCCGTTATCAGGATGATATTTTTAACGAAAATGCCATCCCACCCCACGTTTTGTCTGTTTTAGGCGCGGAAAACGCAGCTAAAGGGGGGATTGTCGAAGCGTATATTTATCGGCGTTTTACAGACCGCTTTTCGCAAATGTCATCTGCTTTGCAATACAGCGACGAAAATGATCGCGGTACATTCAGCATACTCGAGTTTATCAATCTGTTTTGGCACAACCCCGGCTTACGGCGAAGCATCGACAAAATTTACGAAGTGGTTGTTTATTCTCTTTTTTCGGTTCTTGTCGAAGCGTTGGAAGTGTCGGTAACTATTAGCATCAACGAGGAGAAAGCTGATGTTTTGGCGGAGTTTGAAGACTTCACTAAAATGGTTGTTGGTTTGTCATCAGACAACAGGCTGTTGCACACTCCTGCCCGAATCTACCGGGTTGGCGTTACAAATGCGGCTGACCGTGGCCTTGATATGTATGCCAACTTTGGAATGGCAATACAAATAAAACACTTGTCATTGACCCCTGAGTTGGCAGAAAATATTGTGGGTTCTGTCACGGCGGACCGTATTGTAATTGTATGCAAAGCAGGAGAGAAAGCGTTGATTGTGTCGCTTCTCAATCAGATAGGATGGAAAGCCCGTATTCAAAGTATCATTACCGAAAATGATCTTGAAATCTGGTACGAACGAGCATTGAGGGGCAAATTTGGTCAGGAAATCGGTGACAAGATGTTACTGACGCTCAAAGAACAGATAATAGCCGAGTTTCCGGCGTCAAATAACGCTGAGTTTACACAGTTTTATGAAGGGCGGAATTACAACCTGCTAACAGACGACGCTTGGGTTTAA
- a CDS encoding DNA cytosine methyltransferase, which produces MRIIDLFAGIGGIRLGFEAHGCDCVFTSEWDSDAQKMYEANYGHLPHGDITKIAPDEIPDHDILLGGFPCQPFSIIGKSLGFADTRGTLFFNIEEILRVKKPYAFMLENVKQLQSHDKGRTLTVIKEKLEELGYFVHIKVLNALDFGVPQKRERTIIVGFKDDLEFTFPKPLGYYKPLSSVLEPDETVDTSYFASEKIANSRFEKVRKTFITPSIWHENKGGNISALPYSCALRAGASYNYLLVNGKRRLTSREMLRLQGFPETFKIVVGYQAMRKLTGNSVAVPVMEAVAGQMMAAIKNRKLKKRTAQYKQLNLLEVIDA; this is translated from the coding sequence ATGAGAATTATTGATCTGTTCGCAGGTATTGGCGGAATAAGGTTAGGATTTGAGGCTCATGGTTGCGACTGTGTTTTTACGTCAGAGTGGGACAGCGACGCGCAGAAAATGTATGAAGCCAACTACGGTCATTTACCGCACGGAGACATTACCAAAATTGCTCCTGACGAAATACCAGATCATGACATTTTGCTCGGTGGATTTCCCTGCCAGCCGTTTAGCATTATTGGAAAATCGCTTGGTTTTGCTGACACAAGGGGTACGTTATTTTTTAACATTGAGGAAATTTTACGTGTCAAGAAGCCATACGCTTTCATGCTGGAAAATGTTAAACAGTTACAATCACACGACAAAGGCCGGACGCTGACCGTAATAAAAGAGAAATTAGAAGAACTTGGGTATTTTGTACATATCAAAGTCTTGAACGCTCTTGATTTTGGCGTTCCACAGAAACGAGAACGTACTATCATTGTCGGATTTAAAGACGATTTAGAGTTTACATTCCCTAAGCCATTAGGGTATTACAAGCCGCTTTCGTCTGTTTTGGAGCCGGATGAAACTGTAGATACCTCCTACTTTGCGTCTGAAAAAATAGCAAATAGTCGATTCGAGAAAGTAAGAAAAACGTTCATAACGCCATCTATTTGGCATGAAAACAAAGGAGGTAACATATCGGCTTTGCCGTACTCGTGTGCGTTGCGTGCAGGAGCATCATACAATTACTTGCTTGTGAATGGAAAAAGGCGCCTTACATCAAGGGAAATGCTACGATTGCAGGGGTTTCCAGAGACGTTTAAAATTGTCGTCGGTTATCAGGCAATGAGAAAGCTGACCGGAAATAGCGTAGCCGTTCCGGTTATGGAAGCGGTAGCCGGTCAAATGATGGCAGCTATTAAGAATAGGAAACTGAAAAAACGGACTGCCCAATATAAACAGCTAAACTTATTGGAGGTAATCGACGCATGA
- a CDS encoding alpha/beta fold hydrolase translates to MNLLIRLGQILLTSIVILIVVGTVAFYRRDIPVNELKAKYANAASRFVTVDGLSVHYRAEGTPARDSVPLVLLHGTGASLLTWDGWVRDLGTDRRMIRLDLPAHGLTGPNATNSYSGDYYVRFLTEFLDKTGVRQCDLGGNSLGGAVAWRFALAHPGRVRRLVLVDAGGYPAVSKSVPLAFQLARIPVINRFIAFLTPRSIVEQSLKNVYADDSRVTPQLVDQYMDMALRTGNRRAFVSRMTAPPDSAWQRIGQIRQPTLILWGQQDRLIPVQNAYRFQRDLPNDTLVIMPNAGHVPMEERPHESARIVRAFLKILR, encoded by the coding sequence ATGAATCTACTCATCAGACTTGGACAGATTCTACTAACAAGTATAGTTATTCTGATTGTGGTTGGAACGGTGGCGTTTTACCGGCGCGACATTCCAGTTAATGAACTAAAAGCAAAATACGCCAACGCGGCTTCCCGCTTCGTTACGGTCGATGGCTTATCGGTTCATTACCGCGCCGAAGGAACGCCCGCCCGCGATTCGGTGCCACTGGTGTTGCTGCACGGCACGGGTGCCAGCTTGCTCACGTGGGATGGTTGGGTGCGTGATCTCGGCACTGACCGGCGCATGATCCGGCTCGATCTGCCCGCCCATGGCCTGACCGGTCCGAACGCCACCAACAGCTATTCGGGCGATTATTACGTGCGGTTTCTGACCGAATTTTTAGATAAAACCGGCGTTCGGCAGTGCGACCTCGGTGGCAATTCACTGGGTGGGGCCGTGGCGTGGCGGTTCGCGCTGGCCCACCCTGGCCGGGTTCGGCGGTTGGTACTGGTCGATGCGGGTGGCTATCCGGCAGTGTCAAAAAGTGTACCGCTGGCGTTTCAGCTGGCCCGCATTCCGGTCATAAACCGATTCATTGCGTTTCTGACGCCCCGCTCAATTGTTGAACAAAGCCTGAAAAACGTGTATGCCGACGACAGCCGCGTGACGCCCCAGTTAGTCGATCAATACATGGACATGGCCCTGCGAACGGGCAATCGGCGGGCGTTTGTGAGCCGGATGACCGCCCCGCCCGATTCGGCCTGGCAGCGCATCGGCCAAATCCGGCAACCGACGCTCATTCTCTGGGGGCAGCAGGACCGGTTAATTCCAGTTCAAAACGCCTACCGCTTTCAGCGCGACCTGCCCAACGACACGCTCGTCATCATGCCCAACGCGGGCCACGTCCCGATGGAAGAACGCCCCCACGAATCGGCCCGGATTGTGCGGGCGTTTTTGAAGATTCTCCGATAA
- a CDS encoding AMP-binding protein: METVVRQQSGVKTLVESFYQWEQQRPTNVYLRQPVGDSYIDFTWGEVGQQARRLATYINSLGLPPHSNIGLISKNCAHWIIADIAILISGHVSVPFYPTLTADQLRQVLDHSGCQVLFVGKIDNWEAVKPGVPDGVQGIAFPDYRPNSSAPDPDCRQWDDIMATYEPQTESPLPDPDDLYTIIYTSGTTGNPKGVMMDYASMRNAIAGTKSRLHHDLPETRFFSYLPLCHVAERNIVEATSLATGGTVYFTESLDTFAKNLQAARPTHFLAVPRIWTKLQQGVLAKLPQEKLDRLLKIPIISGLVKKKIRKGLGLNDARLILTGAAPMPASLIRWFRRIGITIQEAYGMTENTGAVSMMPSDQIKDGTVGKLYDGVEVKIDPKTGEVSTRCGWLMRGYYREPALTDAVLKDGWLATGDVGELDSEGYLRITGRVKEMYKSPKGEFIAPAQIEFGFADNTYIEQICVGGQHLPQPVALVVLSETGRTTDRQLVSQSLEQTLRHLNPKLHTYEHVKKVVVVKETWTVDNNLMTPTMKIKRNVIEARYEPKMEPWFQQPEAVIWEE, translated from the coding sequence ATGGAAACGGTCGTTCGTCAGCAGTCGGGCGTAAAAACGCTCGTTGAGTCCTTTTATCAGTGGGAGCAGCAGCGGCCCACGAACGTTTACCTGCGCCAGCCGGTCGGCGACAGTTATATTGACTTCACCTGGGGCGAAGTAGGTCAGCAGGCCCGCCGATTAGCCACCTACATCAACTCGCTCGGCCTGCCGCCCCACAGCAACATCGGGCTGATTTCTAAAAACTGCGCCCACTGGATCATTGCCGACATTGCCATTCTCATTAGCGGCCACGTGTCGGTGCCGTTTTATCCCACTCTTACCGCCGATCAACTACGACAGGTTCTCGACCATAGCGGATGCCAGGTGCTGTTCGTGGGTAAAATCGACAACTGGGAGGCTGTTAAACCGGGCGTTCCCGATGGCGTTCAGGGCATTGCGTTTCCCGATTATCGCCCCAACTCGTCGGCCCCTGATCCCGACTGTAGACAGTGGGACGATATTATGGCAACCTACGAGCCGCAAACCGAAAGCCCCCTCCCCGACCCCGACGACCTGTACACAATCATTTATACTTCCGGCACTACGGGCAATCCGAAGGGCGTAATGATGGATTATGCCTCCATGCGTAACGCCATTGCCGGCACCAAATCCCGCCTGCATCACGACCTGCCCGAAACGCGCTTTTTCTCGTACCTGCCGCTTTGCCACGTAGCCGAACGTAATATTGTGGAAGCCACCAGTTTAGCTACGGGCGGCACCGTTTATTTTACCGAATCGCTCGATACGTTCGCCAAAAATCTGCAAGCCGCCCGGCCTACGCATTTTCTGGCCGTACCGCGCATCTGGACCAAGTTGCAGCAGGGCGTTCTGGCGAAGCTGCCCCAGGAAAAATTAGACCGGCTACTAAAAATACCCATCATATCGGGCCTGGTCAAGAAGAAAATCCGCAAGGGCCTGGGTTTGAACGACGCCAGACTGATTTTGACCGGAGCCGCCCCCATGCCCGCATCGCTGATTCGGTGGTTCCGGCGTATTGGCATTACCATTCAGGAAGCCTACGGCATGACCGAAAACACCGGAGCCGTGTCGATGATGCCGTCCGATCAGATCAAGGATGGCACGGTAGGCAAACTCTACGACGGTGTAGAGGTAAAAATCGACCCAAAAACAGGCGAAGTGTCGACCCGCTGCGGCTGGCTCATGCGGGGCTACTACCGCGAACCCGCCCTTACCGACGCCGTGCTGAAAGACGGTTGGTTAGCCACCGGCGACGTGGGCGAACTCGACAGCGAAGGTTACCTGCGCATCACTGGCCGGGTGAAAGAAATGTACAAAAGCCCCAAAGGCGAGTTTATTGCGCCCGCACAAATCGAATTCGGTTTCGCCGACAATACTTACATCGAGCAGATTTGCGTAGGCGGTCAGCACCTTCCCCAGCCTGTTGCGCTGGTTGTACTGTCCGAGACAGGCCGCACGACCGACCGGCAGCTTGTGAGCCAAAGCTTGGAGCAAACACTGCGCCACCTGAACCCTAAACTGCACACCTACGAACACGTCAAAAAAGTGGTTGTGGTGAAAGAAACCTGGACGGTAGACAACAACCTGATGACGCCGACTATGAAGATTAAACGGAATGTAATCGAAGCTCGCTACGAGCCAAAAATGGAGCCGTGGTTTCAGCAGCCCGAAGCCGTTATCTGGGAGGAGTAG
- the msrB gene encoding peptide-methionine (R)-S-oxide reductase MsrB produces MKPTAVFLLAALLLCGGIWLYGIYFGTSRPPHRRPPGTTSPGNRRVEKTDVAWRSQLTWAQYRVMRERSTEWPNSSPLNHEHRPGTFVCAGCRNPLFSSKTKFESGTGWPSFYDPVVPNAVYTEPDGNRTEVRCSVCDAHLGHVFSDGPDPTGLRYCMNGVAMAFVPATPPR; encoded by the coding sequence ATGAAGCCAACTGCCGTTTTTCTGCTGGCTGCATTGCTGTTATGTGGGGGAATTTGGCTGTACGGTATCTATTTCGGCACATCGCGTCCGCCCCACCGCCGACCGCCCGGCACCACCTCGCCCGGCAACCGGCGCGTCGAAAAAACCGATGTTGCGTGGCGGAGTCAACTCACCTGGGCGCAGTATCGGGTTATGCGCGAACGCAGCACCGAATGGCCCAACAGCAGCCCGCTCAATCACGAACATCGCCCCGGCACGTTCGTTTGCGCCGGATGTCGTAATCCATTGTTTTCCAGCAAAACCAAGTTTGAATCCGGCACAGGCTGGCCGAGTTTCTACGACCCTGTTGTACCCAATGCCGTTTATACCGAACCCGATGGCAACCGTACCGAAGTGCGCTGTTCGGTCTGCGACGCGCACCTCGGGCATGTTTTCAGCGACGGTCCCGACCCAACCGGCCTGCGGTACTGCATGAATGGCGTAGCAATGGCGTTTGTGCCAGCTACTCCTCCCAGATAA
- a CDS encoding AAA family ATPase, producing the protein MQATSFTYHTKIRDVFAEMSQVVVGQDRLLNRLLIGLFTGGHILLEGVPGLAKTLTINTLAKVLELDFQRIQFTPDLLPADLIGTMIFNQKTADFEVKQGPIFANLILADEVNRSPAKVQAALLEAMQERQVTIGDETFILDRPFLVLATQNPVEQEGTYPLPEAQVDRFMMKVFVDYLSKDDELEVMRRMSNMNFDYEVRPVLDKDDLVAIRNEINGITISETLERYIIELVFATRRPMEYNLRDEARYIQFGVSPRASINLNLAAKALAYFDRRDYVLPEDIKEVAPDVFNHRIMLNYEAEADGVTTLQVIDSILRKVAIGR; encoded by the coding sequence ATGCAGGCAACATCATTCACATATCATACTAAAATTCGCGATGTGTTCGCCGAGATGAGTCAGGTTGTGGTGGGGCAGGATCGGCTCCTGAACCGGCTCCTGATTGGTCTTTTTACGGGCGGCCATATCTTGCTCGAAGGGGTGCCGGGGCTGGCCAAAACGCTGACAATCAATACGCTGGCGAAGGTGCTGGAGCTTGATTTTCAGCGGATTCAGTTTACGCCCGATTTGCTGCCCGCCGACCTGATCGGTACGATGATTTTCAACCAGAAAACCGCCGACTTTGAAGTCAAACAGGGACCAATTTTCGCCAATCTGATTCTGGCCGACGAGGTGAATCGGTCGCCCGCCAAAGTACAGGCGGCCCTGCTCGAAGCCATGCAGGAACGGCAGGTAACTATCGGCGACGAAACATTTATATTAGATCGGCCTTTTTTAGTGCTGGCAACGCAAAACCCTGTTGAGCAGGAGGGAACATATCCGCTGCCCGAAGCGCAGGTCGACCGGTTTATGATGAAAGTTTTTGTCGATTACCTGAGCAAAGACGATGAACTGGAGGTGATGCGCCGGATGTCGAATATGAATTTCGACTACGAAGTTCGGCCCGTTCTGGATAAAGATGACCTGGTTGCCATTCGCAATGAAATCAACGGTATCACGATTTCGGAAACGCTCGAACGTTACATCATTGAACTCGTATTTGCCACCCGCCGACCGATGGAGTACAACCTGCGCGACGAAGCCCGCTATATTCAGTTTGGTGTGTCGCCCCGCGCCAGTATCAATCTGAATCTGGCAGCCAAAGCATTGGCCTATTTCGACCGGCGCGATTATGTGTTGCCCGAAGATATTAAAGAAGTGGCCCCCGACGTGTTCAATCACCGTATTATGCTCAACTACGAAGCTGAAGCCGACGGCGTTACGACCTTGCAGGTGATCGACTCTATTCTTCGCAAAGTCGCGATTGGGCGATGA
- a CDS encoding four helix bundle protein: protein MPTVNQFEDLQAWQKARTLSKAIHQATRDKAFQDDYDLRRQIRRAGGSVMDNIAEGFGRGSRGDFVQFLGIARGSLTEVKSQLYRSLDNGCFDRLVFDELYTQASEVGRMIDGLLLYLNNSSNKGRRYSKGAEKTDDER, encoded by the coding sequence ATGCCTACCGTTAACCAATTTGAAGATTTGCAAGCCTGGCAAAAGGCCCGAACACTATCGAAAGCTATTCATCAGGCTACCCGCGACAAGGCGTTTCAGGACGATTATGATTTGAGACGACAGATTCGAAGGGCGGGTGGCTCTGTAATGGATAACATTGCAGAAGGATTTGGACGCGGAAGTCGGGGAGACTTCGTTCAGTTTTTGGGAATTGCTCGGGGATCGCTTACTGAAGTAAAATCGCAGTTATACCGCTCGTTGGATAATGGCTGTTTCGACCGTTTGGTATTTGATGAACTATATACTCAGGCTTCGGAGGTTGGGCGCATGATTGACGGGTTGTTGCTCTATTTAAATAATTCTTCTAACAAAGGAAGGCGTTATTCAAAAGGAGCCGAAAAGACCGACGATGAGCGATAG
- the prmC gene encoding peptide chain release factor N(5)-glutamine methyltransferase, whose translation MATAKPLYERLQKNITAYPPEEAREMAFMLLDHYFGLRKTDVLTDKPLPPNRTEPDWFKVLERLNRQEPIQHVIGTTIFCGLEFEVSPDVLIPRPETEDLVRLIMHDFADRTDNVPIVDIGTGSGCIAVTLARFLPQSVVMGWDVSENALALARHNADNLNADVTFAIQDILNVPTGFSQFFDVVVSNPPYVTRSEAADMDRNVLDYEPGLALFVEDNDPLVFYKAVADFCVKYLTKNGACYVEINERFGEATRAVFAERGFTNIQVYKDIHGKDRSVRATF comes from the coding sequence ATGGCTACCGCCAAACCTCTATACGAACGACTTCAGAAGAACATTACGGCCTATCCGCCCGAAGAAGCCCGCGAAATGGCCTTTATGCTGCTCGACCATTATTTTGGTCTGCGCAAAACCGACGTGCTGACCGATAAGCCCCTGCCTCCCAATCGTACTGAACCCGACTGGTTTAAGGTTCTGGAGCGGCTCAATCGGCAGGAACCCATTCAGCACGTCATCGGCACTACCATTTTCTGCGGCCTGGAGTTTGAGGTCTCGCCCGACGTGCTTATTCCCCGACCTGAGACTGAAGACCTCGTGCGGTTGATAATGCACGATTTCGCCGACCGTACCGACAATGTTCCCATCGTAGACATCGGCACGGGCAGTGGCTGCATCGCCGTTACACTGGCGCGTTTTCTGCCACAGTCGGTCGTGATGGGCTGGGACGTTTCGGAAAACGCCCTCGCACTGGCCCGTCACAACGCCGATAACCTTAACGCCGACGTTACGTTTGCCATTCAGGACATTCTGAACGTGCCGACCGGCTTCAGCCAGTTTTTCGACGTAGTGGTGAGCAACCCGCCTTACGTGACGCGTTCCGAAGCTGCCGACATGGACCGCAACGTGCTGGACTACGAACCCGGCCTTGCTTTGTTTGTTGAAGACAATGACCCGTTGGTATTCTACAAAGCCGTAGCGGACTTCTGCGTGAAATACCTGACCAAAAACGGGGCTTGTTACGTTGAAATAAACGAACGCTTCGGCGAGGCTACCCGCGCCGTTTTCGCCGAACGCGGGTTCACCAATATTCAGGTCTATAAAGACATTCACGGCAAAGACCGGAGTGTACGGGCAACATTTTGA
- the ribD gene encoding bifunctional diaminohydroxyphosphoribosylaminopyrimidine deaminase/5-amino-6-(5-phosphoribosylamino)uracil reductase RibD: MNELYMRRALELAALGRGHVSPNPMVGCVIVHDATERIIGEGWHQRYGEAHAERNAIASVRPDDLPLLPESTAYVTLEPCSHFGKQPPCADLLVEKRIGRVICCNDDPFPLVAGTGFAKLRAANIPVGVGLLADEGRQLNARFFTAVEKKRPYLILKWAETADGFIGAEGGRPAQISGALAQRLVHRWRAEEDAIMVGTNTARADNPRLNVRLWAGGRNPTRIVFDRNLLLPPNLHLFDGSQPTLVLYNETYPAPADAPNLNYIPIQSTSVAAFNQSIGQLHARRIQSILVEGGTTLLNAFIDSGLWDEMRVFRAPKLLGAGVKAPTVRGQIISRERIGDDELSIYKPLRQTL, encoded by the coding sequence ATGAACGAACTCTATATGCGCCGGGCACTCGAACTGGCCGCGCTGGGCCGGGGGCATGTCAGCCCGAACCCAATGGTGGGCTGCGTGATTGTGCATGACGCCACGGAGCGCATCATCGGCGAAGGCTGGCACCAACGCTATGGCGAAGCCCACGCCGAACGCAACGCCATCGCTTCGGTGCGTCCCGACGACCTGCCGCTGTTACCCGAAAGCACGGCATACGTGACGCTCGAACCCTGTTCGCATTTCGGCAAGCAACCGCCCTGCGCCGATTTGCTGGTAGAGAAGCGAATTGGCCGGGTCATTTGCTGCAACGACGACCCGTTTCCGCTGGTGGCGGGCACCGGCTTTGCCAAACTGCGGGCGGCCAACATTCCGGTCGGGGTGGGGTTACTGGCCGACGAAGGGCGGCAACTGAACGCCCGCTTTTTTACGGCAGTCGAGAAAAAGCGGCCTTACCTTATTCTGAAATGGGCCGAAACGGCAGATGGGTTTATTGGAGCTGAAGGCGGTCGGCCCGCGCAAATTAGTGGTGCGTTGGCGCAGCGGCTCGTGCATCGGTGGCGGGCCGAAGAAGACGCGATTATGGTTGGCACCAACACCGCCCGCGCCGATAATCCGCGCCTGAACGTGCGGCTCTGGGCAGGCGGGCGCAACCCTACGCGCATTGTTTTCGACCGAAACCTCTTGCTGCCGCCCAACCTGCACCTCTTCGACGGGTCGCAGCCGACGCTCGTTCTGTACAACGAAACCTACCCCGCCCCTGCAGACGCGCCAAATCTCAACTACATCCCCATTCAATCAACCTCCGTTGCGGCATTCAATCAGTCAATCGGTCAACTGCACGCCCGGCGCATTCAGTCGATATTGGTGGAGGGTGGCACAACGCTGCTTAACGCCTTTATAGACAGCGGCTTATGGGATGAGATGCGTGTGTTTCGTGCGCCGAAGTTGTTGGGCGCAGGTGTAAAAGCCCCAACTGTTCGGGGGCAAATCATAAGCCGCGAACGCATTGGTGACGACGAATTGAGCATTTACAAACCACTCCGCCAAACGCTCTGA
- a CDS encoding N-acetylglucosamine-6-phosphate deacetylase — protein MILLTNATVFTGDTWLNGASVRIEHGRIREVTNAPVYDFVRSSDVIDCEGDYLVPGLIDLQLYGGSQLFLNDQPTPATVRHIYETHARNGTTTLLPTIHSTSLDVMQQAIAAVQTVRAEMPLGVPGIHVEGPYFNPIKRGAHSAAYVRTPAEGELETLFATNADVILILTLAPEILTPEQFQKIVSLKHTNTRLSLGHSNATYRQATDAFNSGQVPLATHLYNAMRGFESREPGVVGAVFDHPTVRASIIADGYHCDPATIRIAHKLLNGSEDEPGRLFLISDALFASSPGQPGPRAEFSLGEFIVHHEPGESTPGESTPGESTPGESTPGESTPGESTPGRYVNNEGKLAGSALTLLDCVRVCVEKVGLSLTDALQMATVIPAEVVGLHDQIGRIRPGYAANVVRLTKSLAVQSVWRSGL, from the coding sequence ATGATTCTCTTAACCAACGCTACTGTTTTTACGGGCGATACGTGGCTGAACGGCGCGTCGGTACGCATCGAGCATGGCCGTATTCGCGAAGTGACCAACGCGCCCGTGTATGATTTCGTCCGGTCGTCGGACGTGATCGACTGCGAGGGCGACTACCTCGTGCCGGGGTTGATCGACCTGCAACTGTACGGCGGTTCGCAACTTTTTTTGAACGATCAGCCCACGCCCGCAACCGTTCGGCATATCTACGAAACCCACGCCCGCAACGGCACTACCACGCTGCTGCCCACCATTCACTCGACGTCGCTCGATGTGATGCAGCAGGCCATAGCTGCCGTGCAGACAGTACGGGCCGAGATGCCGCTGGGTGTGCCGGGTATTCATGTCGAAGGCCCGTATTTTAACCCAATCAAGCGCGGGGCGCACAGCGCGGCTTACGTGCGAACACCCGCCGAAGGTGAACTTGAAACCTTGTTTGCCACCAACGCCGACGTGATTCTGATTCTGACACTCGCGCCCGAAATTCTGACGCCTGAGCAGTTTCAGAAAATTGTTTCGCTTAAACACACTAACACGCGGCTGTCGCTGGGCCACTCGAACGCAACCTACCGGCAGGCGACGGATGCCTTCAACTCAGGGCAAGTACCACTGGCTACGCACCTCTACAACGCTATGCGCGGGTTTGAGAGCCGCGAACCGGGCGTGGTTGGAGCCGTGTTCGACCATCCGACCGTGCGGGCAAGTATCATCGCCGACGGCTACCACTGCGACCCGGCTACGATTCGCATCGCCCATAAATTGCTGAACGGCAGCGAAGACGAACCGGGCCGGTTATTCCTGATTTCGGACGCGCTGTTTGCCAGTTCGCCCGGCCAGCCGGGGCCACGCGCCGAGTTTTCATTAGGTGAATTTATCGTACATCACGAACCGGGCGAATCCACGCCGGGCGAATCCACGCCGGGCGAATCCACGCCGGGCGAATCCACGCCGGGCGAATCCACGCCGGGCGAATCCACGCCGGGCCGGTATGTCAACAACGAGGGCAAATTAGCTGGATCAGCCCTGACGTTGCTCGACTGTGTGCGGGTCTGCGTCGAAAAAGTGGGTCTGTCCTTAACCGACGCGTTGCAAATGGCGACGGTGATTCCGGCGGAGGTGGTTGGGTTGCACGATCAGATTGGGCGCATTCGGCCCGGCTATGCGGCCAATGTGGTGCGGTTAACTAAATCGCTGGCGGTTCAGAGCGTTTGGCGGAGTGGTTTGTAA